The following are from one region of the Endozoicomonas sp. 4G genome:
- a CDS encoding DUF4400 domain-containing protein — translation MNQYLHKEQQQYAQRLGQENALWIMGTGNQLYAATIVKSGIHSFLMEHTTPDRNSGEGLAKAMELFQGVVKNFLSLIRQLFYRISVLLACLPFWGVMFIAAIIDGLLIRKIRYHDFHYTSPLQNLWSRRASKWIPGLFLYLIVIPLPLPVLLIPGIAWLTALCLGWWTANWQKKV, via the coding sequence ATGAACCAGTACCTGCACAAAGAGCAGCAACAATATGCTCAAAGGCTGGGGCAGGAGAATGCTCTATGGATCATGGGAACCGGCAACCAATTATATGCAGCAACCATTGTAAAATCCGGCATTCATAGCTTTCTTATGGAACATACAACTCCGGATCGAAACTCGGGTGAAGGGTTGGCAAAGGCCATGGAACTCTTTCAGGGTGTGGTCAAAAACTTCCTTAGCCTGATTCGACAGCTGTTTTACCGGATTTCCGTGTTACTGGCGTGCCTGCCATTCTGGGGCGTGATGTTTATTGCCGCTATTATCGATGGCCTTTTGATCCGAAAAATCCGTTATCACGATTTTCACTACACCAGCCCTTTGCAAAACCTCTGGAGCCGACGGGCATCAAAATGGATTCCGGGGTTGTTCCTGTACCTGATCGTCATCCCCCTGCCGCTCCCGGTCTTACTAATTCCGGGAATAGCCTGGCTGACCGCACTGTGTCTGGGATGGTGGACCGCCAACTGGCAGAAGAAAGTCTGA
- the traD gene encoding conjugative transfer system coupling protein TraD (Members of this protein family are the putative conjugative coupling factor, TraD, as the term is used for the SXT and TOL plasmid systems.), translating into MISDRPYLQNWRPVYELSSSVVWFSAMITAYTLSFFSSLPQIGFVLTASFCATMMAIRLSQALPRWQQHQRLKGKKLALLELTSKQCHSLQTKNREQGVWLGWGFEWQRIHGQRAWDLLRNDNLPAKSENTMGAGWIHGMEEHEERLYQPLEQIQMHTMVIGVPGSGKTRLFDLLVTQAVLRNEPVIIVDPKGDHDLASHTLRSCGLPGNQYRFMKFHPGFPADSIRINLLQNFNRSSELASRISGLMPSGGDNAPFQAFAQKAVDAVVQGYLLCGQRPTLVMIRQGLEGGVTRLLIKALTIVCTRHQAQAADVIPGIDTKNKNNPEHIARRWIDFYRNKVMPESPCTDVEGLISLFEHDRAHYGKMIATLLPALGMLTGGPLARLLSPDPTDIDDLRPCTHTAHLIEQNKVMYFGLDSLSDPMVGKAIGQLLLADLAAVAGDRYNYADNADKPINLFVDEAAEVLCPQLLSLLNKGRGAKFRLYVATQTLADFEAQLGSKAAAQQFIDNCNHLICLRTQNPDTQKFITDKLPPVRYRYFIRNQGISTDANRPMEFTGNLSEQQLEETGDLFPPQLLGELPNLEYVARLGGGRLLKGRIPILCSPKS; encoded by the coding sequence ATGATCAGTGATCGCCCTTATCTGCAAAACTGGCGGCCCGTTTATGAGTTGAGTTCTTCAGTCGTCTGGTTTTCCGCCATGATTACCGCCTATACCTTGTCGTTTTTCAGTTCACTGCCACAAATTGGTTTTGTCCTGACGGCTTCTTTCTGCGCAACCATGATGGCGATCCGGCTGTCACAGGCTCTGCCAAGATGGCAGCAACACCAACGGTTGAAAGGGAAAAAGCTGGCTCTGTTAGAACTGACCTCGAAACAATGCCATTCACTGCAAACAAAAAACCGGGAACAGGGTGTCTGGTTAGGCTGGGGGTTTGAATGGCAACGGATCCATGGGCAAAGGGCCTGGGACTTATTACGGAATGATAACCTGCCAGCCAAATCCGAAAACACCATGGGAGCAGGCTGGATTCATGGCATGGAAGAGCACGAAGAGCGGTTATATCAGCCTCTTGAACAGATTCAGATGCATACCATGGTGATCGGTGTCCCGGGCAGCGGTAAAACCCGACTCTTTGATTTGTTGGTGACTCAGGCCGTTTTGCGCAATGAGCCTGTCATTATCGTCGATCCCAAAGGCGATCATGATCTTGCCAGCCACACTCTCAGAAGTTGTGGGCTACCGGGCAACCAATACCGGTTTATGAAGTTTCATCCGGGCTTTCCTGCTGATTCTATTCGTATCAACCTGCTACAGAACTTTAACCGTTCCAGCGAATTAGCCAGCCGGATTTCCGGATTAATGCCTTCCGGTGGGGATAATGCGCCGTTTCAGGCCTTTGCCCAAAAAGCTGTCGATGCGGTGGTTCAGGGCTATCTGCTCTGTGGTCAGCGCCCTACCCTTGTCATGATTCGTCAAGGGCTGGAAGGTGGAGTCACCAGACTGCTGATTAAGGCGCTAACCATTGTCTGTACCCGTCACCAGGCTCAGGCAGCTGATGTTATTCCGGGAATAGATACTAAGAATAAAAACAATCCCGAACACATTGCACGACGTTGGATAGATTTCTATCGAAATAAAGTCATGCCTGAATCACCCTGCACCGATGTGGAAGGGCTGATCTCTCTGTTTGAACATGACCGGGCGCATTACGGAAAGATGATTGCAACGCTGTTGCCTGCCCTTGGAATGCTAACAGGTGGTCCACTGGCCCGACTGTTATCTCCTGATCCCACCGACATAGACGACCTGCGACCCTGTACCCATACTGCACACCTGATCGAGCAAAACAAGGTGATGTATTTTGGGCTCGATTCTCTGTCCGATCCTATGGTGGGTAAAGCCATAGGTCAGTTGTTACTGGCTGATCTGGCAGCCGTGGCCGGGGATCGCTATAACTACGCCGACAACGCTGACAAACCTATCAACCTATTTGTCGATGAGGCCGCAGAAGTGCTTTGCCCTCAACTTCTGTCTCTGCTTAACAAAGGTCGAGGGGCAAAATTCCGGTTATACGTCGCTACCCAGACGCTGGCTGATTTTGAAGCTCAGTTAGGCTCGAAAGCGGCTGCCCAACAGTTTATCGACAACTGTAACCATCTGATCTGTCTGAGAACACAGAACCCCGACACCCAGAAATTTATTACCGATAAACTGCCGCCGGTCCGTTACCGCTACTTTATCCGCAACCAGGGTATCAGCACCGATGCTAATCGCCCCATGGAGTTCACCGGCAACCTCAGCGAACAACAGTTGGAAGAAACCGGTGATTTATTCCCGCCACAACTGCTGGGAGAATTGCCCAACCTGGAATACGTAGCACGACTGGGCGGCGGACGTTTACTGAAAGGCAGAATCCCGATTCTTTGCTCGCCAAAATCCTGA
- the traF gene encoding conjugal transfer protein TraF encodes MPFVLLLIGLFSVTAFAEQQWFSRHSEGWFWYEQIPEPETDENKANDQNESHQPLTTAWIRNNIGHYLDKAIDLPSKENVSNYLYLDRLIKEKAERFAYVGKQVIEGDPMLDENVRRPISPAAAKIRDDTAYKAREIILRKIARMAGLVFFYQGSCRLCHIQARTVQLLSMEYGFELIPISTDGQLIPELPNSRTERSPPASLNIATYPALFLMQPPDNIVLIRQGATSLTALAERLVDVAYQQGWINKDEYQKTRITNETWGDGLPPEKIHLFSKPRFTSHQ; translated from the coding sequence ATGCCCTTCGTTCTGCTATTAATCGGATTATTTTCAGTGACTGCTTTTGCTGAACAACAATGGTTTAGCCGCCACTCTGAAGGCTGGTTCTGGTACGAGCAAATTCCCGAGCCAGAAACCGACGAGAATAAAGCCAACGATCAAAACGAAAGTCACCAGCCACTGACAACCGCCTGGATCAGAAATAACATCGGTCACTACCTGGACAAGGCCATCGACCTGCCCAGCAAAGAAAACGTCAGCAACTACCTCTATCTCGACAGGCTGATAAAAGAAAAAGCAGAACGCTTTGCCTATGTCGGTAAGCAAGTCATCGAAGGCGACCCTATGCTGGATGAAAACGTCCGCCGACCAATTTCTCCCGCAGCAGCAAAAATCAGAGATGACACGGCTTACAAGGCCAGAGAAATTATTTTGAGAAAGATTGCCCGGATGGCTGGTCTGGTTTTCTTCTACCAGGGAAGTTGCAGGCTTTGCCATATTCAGGCCAGAACAGTTCAGCTCCTGAGCATGGAATACGGCTTTGAGCTGATTCCCATCTCAACCGATGGACAGCTGATACCAGAATTACCAAACAGTCGAACAGAACGGTCACCACCTGCATCTCTGAATATCGCCACATACCCTGCCCTGTTTCTTATGCAGCCCCCTGACAACATTGTTCTTATACGACAGGGCGCCACATCTTTGACTGCACTGGCGGAACGGCTTGTTGATGTTGCCTACCAACAAGGCTGGATCAATAAAGATGAGTACCAGAAAACCAGAATCACCAACGAAACCTGGGGTGACGGCTTACCGCCTGAAAAAATACATCTATTCAGCAAGCCTCGCTTCACTTCTCACCAATAA
- a CDS encoding type II toxin-antitoxin system RelE/ParE family toxin, whose product MASYKLSNGAALDIEGILEFGIDTFGLDQALRYHNGLQAHLSELANFPLHYPAVEHIRKGYRMSVYGAHSIYYQIQDDYVLIVRIMGRQDISETFQA is encoded by the coding sequence ATGGCGAGTTATAAGCTATCTAATGGAGCCGCTTTGGATATCGAAGGCATCCTTGAGTTTGGCATTGACACCTTTGGCCTGGATCAGGCACTTCGCTACCATAACGGCCTGCAGGCCCATTTGTCTGAATTAGCGAATTTTCCACTGCACTACCCGGCAGTGGAGCATATCCGTAAGGGGTACCGTATGAGTGTGTACGGTGCTCACTCCATTTATTACCAAATTCAGGATGATTATGTCCTGATTGTCCGGATTATGGGGAGACAGGATATTTCTGAAACTTTTCAGGCGTAA
- a CDS encoding pyocin activator PrtN family protein, producing MLFAKYEKPYVRLEEVCDEFFGLCEKKAKAAAASQQLPVPVVRLTESRKSPMMIRLSDLASYLDTRHQTYSSTWEKVRGVR from the coding sequence ATGCTCTTTGCCAAATACGAGAAGCCTTATGTCCGCCTCGAAGAGGTATGTGATGAATTCTTTGGTCTCTGCGAGAAAAAAGCCAAGGCAGCGGCAGCTTCCCAGCAGCTGCCTGTGCCGGTAGTCCGGCTGACTGAAAGCAGGAAGTCGCCCATGATGATTCGACTATCGGATCTGGCCAGTTATCTCGACACTCGGCACCAAACCTATAGCAGCACCTGGGAAAAGGTTAGAGGAGTGCGCTGA